The region TGGTGCCTCTGCGCACATCATTCAGCATACTGAATTATTATTCCCTTCAGTTTATTTTGAGCACCCCCATCTGTATCTGGTACAGCAAGGCCACAAACGCGTGCGCTGGCAACAGCAAGAAGTGGTGGCTCATGCGGGAGAACTGTTGATTATCGACGGGGGGCAAACCGTGGATATTATTAATGGCCTCTCCGAGGAAGGCGTATTCAGTTGTCAATTGCTTATCTGCGATCCGCTATTGTTCCACGTGCAGCAAACTCCCGATGAAACTGCCCCGCCGGCCCCGTTCGACGCGGTGTTGGCCTTACGCAACCTGCCCTGCGCGCTGATGCACAGCTTTGAGACCACCAGCCTGGCGCTGGCGCTTAAACAGCGTTTCCCTCCCATCATCATCCGCCACAAGATGCTGGAAATCCTGCTCTGGCTAAAGCAATTCAACATCAGCTTTATTCATAACGAGGCGCGGGATTTAACGCAGCGGGTGCGCCGCTGCCTGGCGACGGATCCGCATAACATCTGGACGGCGGCCAAGGTGGCGGAAAGTCTGTCGATGAGCGAAGTCGTGCTGAGGCGCAAGCTTTCGTTGGAGAACACCGCATTGCGCAACTTGATGATTGACGTGCGCATGAGCAGCGCGCTGACGCTATTGCAATCAACCGACTGGCCCATATCCGCCATATCTCAACACGTCGGATATGAAAGCTCTTCGCGGTTTGCCGAACGTTTCCGCAAACGTTTCGGCTTTGCGCCAACCGCCATTCGCGGGCATCAGCGGATCATGGAACCCGGGGCGATCCAACCCTATCGCCTCCGCCTGATGGAGGCGCCGGAGTGATGCCTGCGCCTGCAAATTAAATCATTGCACAATGAACTCGCCGTTTATGCAGCCGGCGTTAGCGGAAAACAGCCCGGTAAGATAGCATCGGCGAACCTTAATACCGCCAGAGGCGAATCACCGATGCTCAACGAAAAATGGCTGTTTTCCCTTGCCGTATTGCTTGTCGGCCTGTGGCTGCTGGGCCTGCTGTACGAAGAAGACGCTATGCGGATGCTCGCGGGGAAATAAGCCGGCAGGGCCACGCACAGTGGCCAACGACGCTTTAACTTTGTTTAATTAATACCGTGATCAATCCAACTAACACGATCAGTATTAACACACTGAAAAACCGCCATCTGTTCTCACTTTTGCTGCTCATTTTTATTACCTGATAATTAAAATGCCTTAAACTCGCACAATTATAATCCAGTAATAAACGCAGCAATTTGAGACAAAACAGGTTTTTTATACGCTTACTCAGGCAATTGCCGAACGCATTTTTTTGTTTTGTCGTTAAACGACAAAAACCCACATAGGTGGGTTTTCAGGTCAGGCCTTAACCTGCGGTTCTCTCTTCAGGAGAGAATTTAAAATGTTTCCGCATTGGCATTTGCCCCAGCCACTCACACCGCCATGTTCATCACTTCCTGATAGGCGGAAACCAGCTTATTGCGCACCTGCACGCCCATTTGCAGTGAGATGGACGATTTTTGCAGATCGACCATCACGTCGTTCAGGCTGACGCCCGGCGCGCCCAGTTCGAAGTCTTGCGCCTGTTTGCGCGCAGCCTGCTGGGTATCGCTGATCTTGCCGATAGCCGCTTTCAACTCGCCGGCAAAGCTGACGCCCTGCGTCGCCGAATCCTGGCTAATCTGCCCCGCCTGAATCGCCGTGGCCTGCAACTGCTGCACTACCCCTTCAATCCCCTGAATCGCCATTGTGACCTCAATAAAGACGCTGTGCCGGACGTGTTTTCATCAGGCACTACTTTGATGCTGAGGAGCCTACCACAGCGTTTTTATCCTAAAGCGGCTAATTAACTGCAAAAAACCCGGCTTATCGGGCCATCGAAATCGCCCTTAAGGGCAAATAATGGCACGCCCAGAAATGGGAGCGCCGCTATTTAGAAGATATGTGTATCAGGGAGTCTGTTTTGTCACCACACAACGCTAACCACACCGTCCATCAGCCTGGCAGGGAGCTACGCCGTGGCTTGCACCGGATCCTGAGCGACATTGAAGGACACGGCATAAAATGAGTGCTTCAATAACCGCCACCGAAAACCGCGAAGAAAATGGCCTGCAAGCTTTGTGGAACCGCCTGCGCGCCAACCCGAAAATTCCGCTGCTGGTGGCCGCTTCCGCTGCAATCGCCATCGTGGTCGCGTTGCTGTTATGGGCGAAAAGCCCGGATTACCGTGTGCTGTACAGCAATCTTAACGATCGCGACGGCGGCGCCATAGTGACCCAATTGACGCAGATGAATATCCCCTACCGTTTTGCCGAGAACGGCGCGGCGTTGATGATACCTGCGGAGAAGGTCCATGAAACCCGCCTGCGCCTGGCACAGCAGGGATTGCCGAAAGGCGGTGCGGTGGGCTTCGAATTGCTGGATCAGGAAAAATTCGGCATCAGCCAGTTTAGCGAGCAGATCAACTATCAGCGTGCGCTGGAAGGTGAACTGTCGCGCACCATCGAATCACTGGGGCCGGTACAGAACGCCCGGGTGCATCTGGCGCTGCCAAAGCCTTCGCTGTTTGTCCGCGAGCAGAAATCCCCTTCCGCCTCCGTTACCCTGACGCTGCAACCCGGCCGCGCGCTGGATGACGGCCAGATCAACGCCATCGTTTATATGGTTTCGAGCAGCGTGGCCGGCTTGCCGCCGGGCAACGTCACTGTGGTCGATCAGGCCGGCCGCCTGCTGACCCAGTCTGACGGTGCCGGCCGCGATCTGAATGCGGCGCAGCTGAAATACGCCAACGAAGTGGAAAACCGCTACCAGCGCCGTATCGAAGCGATTCTGGCGCCGATGGTCGGCGGCAATAACGTGCGCGCTCAGGTCACCGCGCAAATCGATTTCGCCACCCGCGAACAAACCGACGAAGAATACCAGCCAAACCAACTGCCGAATCAGGCCGCCGTGCGCTCTCAGCAAATGAGTCAAAGCGAGCAACTTGGCGGGCCGCAGGTTGGCGGCGTACCGGGCGCGCTCTCCAATCAGCCCAGCGCGCCGGCTACCGCGCCAATCGAAACCGCCAAACCCAACGCCGCCGGCAATAACGCCAACGCGGCCAAACCGAATTCCACCACCACCCGCAGCACCGCGGCCAACGGCAGCGGGCCACAGAATACCCGTCGCGATGAAACCACCAACTATGAGGTCGATCGCACCATCCGTCATACCCAGCAGAAAGCCGGCACGGTACAGCGGCTGTCGGTGGCGGTGGTGGTCAACTATCGCGGCGTCGATAAAGACGGCAAACCGCTGCCGATGAGCAAAGAGCAACTGACGCAGATCGAATCGCTGGTACGTGAATCCATGGGCTTCTCCAGCAGCCGCGGCGATACCCTGAACGTGGTCAACACGCCGTTTACCGATACCGAAGTCACCGGTGGCGAGCTGCCGTTCTGGCAAACCCAGAGCTTTATCGATCGTCTGTTCGACGCCGGCCGCTATCTGCTGGTGTTGCTGGCGGCCTGGCTGCTGTGGCGCAAGCTGGTACGCCCGCAACTGCAAAATCGCCAGGCCGTGCAACAGGCCACGCTTGCCGCCGCCAACGCGCCGATGGCCAAGCCGGTCGACAGCAATAAACAGAGCAACGAGGAGCTGGCGCAGCACAGGAAATCGCAGCAGCGCGTCAGTGCAGAAGTCCAGAGCCAGCGGATCCGCGATCTGGCCGATAAAGACCCGCGCGTGGTCGCTCTGGTAATCCGCCAATGGATGAGTAACGAATTATGAGTCTGACCGGAACCGAAAAAAGCGCCATCCTGCTGATGACGCTGGGCGAAGATCGCGCCGCCGAGGTGTTCAAACACCTCTCTTCGCGCGAGGTGCAACAGTTAAGCGGCACCATGGCCAGCATGAGCCAGGTCTCGCACAAACAGCTGAGCGAAGTTCTGCGCGAGTTCGAAGACGACGCCGAACAGTACGCGGCGCTGAGCGTCAACGCCAGCGACTACCTGCGGTCGGTGCTGGTCAAAGCGCTGGGTGAAGAGCGTGCCTCCAGCCTGCTGGAAGACATTCTCGAATCGCGCGAGACCACCACCGGCATGGAAACCCTCAACTTTATGGAGCCGATGAGCGCCGCCGATCTGATCCGCGACGAACATCCGCAAATCATCGCCACCATCCTGGTCCATCTGAAGCGCGGCCAGGCGGCAGACATTCTGGCGCTGTTCGACGAACGCCTGCGCAACGACGTGATGCTGCGCATCGCCACCTTCGGCGGCGTGCAACCGGCGGCGTTGGCGGAGCTGACCGAGGTGCTGAACAACCTGCTCGACGGCCAGAATCTCAAGCGCAGCAAAATGGGCGGCGTACGCACCGCAGCCGAGATTATCAACCTGATGAAAACCCAGCAGGAGGAAGCCGTTATCGATGCCATGCGCGAATACGACGGCGAGCTGGCGCAGAAGATCATCGACGAGATGTTCCTGTTCGAAAATCTGGTGGAAGTCGACGATCGCAGCATCCAGCGCCTGTTGCAGGAAGTGGAAGGCGAATCGCTGCTGGTCGCGCTCAAAGGGGCGGAACAGCCGCTGCGCGAGAAGTTCCTCAGAAACATGTCGCAGCGCGCCGCCGACATTCTGCGCGACGATTTGGCCAACCGCGGGCCGATGCGCATGTCGCAGGTGGAGAACGAACAGAAAGCCATCCTGCTGGTTGTCCGCCGTTTGGCGGAGAGCGGCGAAATGATCATCGGCGGTGGCGAGGACACCTATGTCTGACAGCATTAACACCCTGCCCTGGCAACCCTGGTCACTTAACGATCTGCTGGAACCAAAACCGGCCATCGAACCTTTGCTGCCGGTTGAAACGGACGCCCTGCCGCTGGACGACAGCGCCGACCGTCAACAGCAATTGCTCCAGTTGCGCCTGCAAGCGGAACAGCAAGGCCAACAACTGGGTTATGCCGACGGGCAGCAAAAAGGCTACGACGCCGGGTTCCAGACCGGGATGGAGGAAGGCCGCCAACAGGGCTTGCTGGAAGCCCAGCAACAGCAACAACCGCTGACCGCGCACTGGCAACAGTTGATAACCGAGTTTCAGCACACGCTGGATGCGCTCGACAGCGTGATCGCCTCGCGCCTGATGCAGTTGGCGCTGACCGCCGCCAAACAGGTGCTCGGCCAGCCGCCGGTATGCGACGGTACCGCCCTGCTGGCGCAGATCCAGCAGTTGATCCAACAAGAACCGATGTTCAGCGGCAAACCGCAACTGCGCGTGCACCCGGACGACTATCAACGCATCGAACAGCAACTGGGCGCCACGCTCAGCCTGCACGGCTGGCGGCTGTTGGCGGACGGTCAACTGCATCCCGGCGGCTGCAAGGTCAGCGCCGAAGAAGGCGATCTCGATGCCAGCCTGGCGACGCGCTGGCACGAACTCTGCCGCCTGGCTACGCCGGGAGACGTGTAATGACCGCTCGCCTCGGCCGCTGGCTGTCCTCGTTGGATACGCTGGAAAAACGCATCGCTTGCACGCCTGCGGTTCGCCGCTACGGCCGCCTGACGCGCGCCACCGGGTTGGTGCTGGAAGCCACCGGCTTGCAATTGCCGATCGGCGCCACCTGCCTGATCGAACGTCACAACGGTGGCGAGGTGCAGGAAGTGGAGAGCGAAGTGGTCGGTTTTAACGGCCAGCGGTTGTTCCTGATGCCGCTGGAAGAAGTGGAAGGCATAGTGCCCGGCGCACGGGTTTACGCCCGCGTGGCGCCGGAAGGACAAAGCGCCGGCAAGCAACTGCCGCTCGGCCCGGCACTGCTGGGCCGGGTGCTGGACGGCAGCGCCAAACCGCTCGACGGCCTGCCCGCACCGGAAACCGGCTATCGCGCCCCCTTGATTACCGCCCCGTTCAACCCGCTGCAACGTACGCCGATCGAACAGGTGCTGGACGTCGGCGTGCGCACCATCAACGGCCTGCTGACCGTCGGGCGCGGCCAGCGCATGGGGCTGTTTGCCGGATCCGGCGTCGGTAAAAGCGTCTTGTTAGGCATGATGGCGCGTTACACCCAGGCCGACGTGATTGTCGTCGGACTGATCGGCGAGCGTGGCCGCGAGGTCAAAGACTTTATCGAGAACATTCTCGGCGCCGAAGGCCGAGCGCGCTCGGTGGTGATCGCCGCCCCGGCGGACGTCTCGCCGCTGTTGCGCATGCAGGGTGCCGCCTACGCCACACGCATCGCCGAGGACTTCCGCGATCGCGGTCAGCACGTGCTGCTGATTATGGACTCGCTCACCCGCTACGCCATGGCGCAACGCGAGATCGCGCTGGCCATCGGCGAGCCGCCGGCCACCAAAGGCTATCCGCCCTCCGTGTTCGCCAAACTGCCGGCGCTGGTGGAACGTGCAGGTAACGGCATCAGCGGCGGCGGTTCGATCACCGCGTTTTATACCGTACTGACCGAAGGCGATGACCAGCAAGACCCGATAGCCGACTCGGCGCGCGCCATTCTCGATGGCCACGTGGTGCTGTCGCGCAGGCTGGCGGAAGCGGGCCATTACCCGGCAATCGACATCGAAGCCTCCATCAGCCGCGCCATGACGTCGCTTATCGACGAAGAACACTATCGCCGGGTGCGCAATTTCAAACAGATGCTGGCCAGCTATCAGCGTAACCGCGATCTGATCAGCGTCGGTGCCTATGTAGCAGGCAGCGATCCGCTGCTGGATAGGGCCATGACGCTGTATCCGCAGATGGAGGCCTATTTGCAGCAGGGCATTTTTGAACGCAGCGGTTACGACGACGCCTGCCAACAGCTACAGCAGATGATCGCTTAACGTCACAAAAGGCTGAACCCGATGAAACCACAGTCACCTCTGATTACCCTGCGCGATCTGGCTCAGGATGCGGTTGAACAGGCTACGCAGCAGTTGGGCCAGGTGCGCAAGGCGCAACAGGCGGCTGAGCAGCAGCTTTCCATGCTGCTCAATTATCAAGACGAGTACCGTCAGAAACTGAATCACCAGTTGAGCGACGGCATGGACTCTTCACACTGGCAAAACTACCAGCAGTTTATCGGCACGCTGGAGCAGGCGATCGAACAACATCGCAACCAACTGATGCAGTGGGGCCAGAAAGTGGACCACGCAATGAAGCAGTGGCAGGACAAACAGCAACGGCTGAACGCCTTCGACACTCTGCACACCCGCGCCCAAAGTGCGGAACGGCAGAGGGAGAACAAACGGGATCAAAAACTGATGGATGAGTTCGCTCAACGCAGTTCACAAAGGAATCTACACCCATGAACCTGAATGCCGTGCCGGGCGGCGTAGCGCCCGGCGACGTCGGCGGGCTGCCGGACGCACAGTTGTCGCTGGATGACTCGCCGCTTTCCTCGGCCTTTGCCCTGCTGCTCGGCGCTCGCACGCTGCCGGCCGACAAAGATGAGGGCAAGCTGCCGCCGATATTGCCGAACGCAGAAGATGACAGCGCACCGGCGCTGAGCCGCCCCCCGCAAAACCCACTGCTGGCCGCCTTCGGCGAGCGCGATGGGCTGCTGTCGCCGGCCTTGTTGAAGGATGTTCAGCTGCCGGCGGTGTCGGTCGGCGATGACCAACCTCAGGATGAAAAACCGGATATCGCCCTTCGTCCTGCCGGGGAGATCGACGCCGCCACGCTGCAGGCGCTGTTCGCCATGCTGCCGCTGGCCGTTACCCCAGCCACGCCGATCGCCGCCGCAACGGGGCCAAACCTTGAAGGCGAGCCGGACCCGGTGCACCCTGCCGCCCTGCTGAGCGCCGCGCTGAACCAACAGCCCAATGCCGCAGGCACCCCGATGACGCCGCCCGCAAAAGCCACATCGCCGGTGACCGAAAAACCGCTGAACCTTGACGCGCGCACCGACGGCCCGCAGCCAACCGCGGCCCCCCATGACCAGCCGGATGCGCCAGCGCTAAAACTCAGCGCCGATACCCAGCATCAGGCACCGGTCAATCACCTGATGGCGCCGCCGGTCGCCAGCCCGGTCGTGGCAACAACGCCGAACGCTTCCCTGGTCACCGCCCCGCCGACGCCGCAATTAAACGCCCAGCTTGGCAGCCCCGAGTGGCAACAGGCGTTGAACCAACAGGTGTTGATGTTCCATCGCAACGGTCAGCAAAGCGCCGAACTGCGCCTGCACCCGCAGGAGCTGGGTGCGTTGCAAATCACCCTCAAACTGGACGAGAACCAGGCACAGCTGCACATCGCTTCCGCACACGGCCAGGTGCGTGCCGCCGTAGAAGCCGCCATGCCGCAACTGCGCCATGCCCTGGCGGAAAGCGGCATCAATCTGGGGCAAAGCAGCGTTGGCGGAGAGTCCACGCCGCAGTGGCAACAGCAGGCACAGCAGCAGGCACAGCAGCAGGCTCCGGATGAGCAAGGTCGACCGGCCTACCGCGATAGCCACGGCGAGCGCGATCCGGCCGCCGAAACCCTCATCGTCCCGGCACAATTGCAGGCGATGGCCCGCGCCGTCAGCGGCGTCGATATTTTCGCCTGAGCGGCGGCAAACGCCCAAGCTGGCACCCATTTGCGCGTCTATTCAGGCTATTGCACGCCGCGATAGACGCGATAATACCTTTACCCGTCATACTTGAAGCTGCACCTTTGTTGGCTGCATTTGCGCGCCCCAGTCACATAGTTACCTATGCTCTAGGGGACTTACAAATTTGCCGCCGCGATGCAGCCCCAATTATTTTGGGTAAATTATGTCGTGCGTGCGGCTTTGCCGCGCGCTATGCCCGGCAGCGGTTCGCAGACTCTCGGGTGTCACTACAGGAATTTGATTTAACTATGTCTCAAAACACCCTACCGGCAGCACCGAAACGCCCCCTTCTGGTCATCCTGCTGGTGTTGATTGCAGTCCTCGCCTGCGGCGCGGCAGGCTACAGTTGGTGGCAACTGAAACAACACAAAGACGGCGCTCAACCCGCCACCAAAACACTGCCGCCGGCTGCGCCGGTGTTTATGCCGTTGGACACCTTTACCGTCAATCTGGTTACGCCGGACAACAACCCCGATCGCGTGTTGTATATCGGCCTGACGTTACGCTTGCCGGACGAAAACACCCGCCGCCAGATGAACGATTTTCTGCCGGAAGTGCGCAGCCGCCTGTTGATGCTGCTCTCCCGTCAGGAAACGGGCCAACTGAGCAGTGAACAAGGGAAACAGCAACTGGTGGCGCAGATTAAGGACGTGCTTAGCCCGCCGCTGGTTAAGGGACAACCGAAGCAGGTGATCAGCGACGTGCTGTTCACCGCCTTCATATTGCGGTAATCACTATGGGCGACAGCATTCTTTCACAGGCAGAGATCGACGCCTTGCTCAACGGCGACAGCGCGGGCGATGAACCCGCAGCGGTGGTCAGCAACGAGAGCGAGGTCAAGCCGTACGATCCGACCACCCAGCGCCGAGTGGTGCGCGAACGGCTGCACGCGCTGGAAATCATCAATGAACGTTTTGCCCGTCAGTTCCGCATGGGGTTGTTCAACCTGTTGCGCCGCAGCCCGGACATTACCGTCGGCCCGATCAGGATCCAGCCGTATCACGAATTTGCCCGCAACCTGCCGGTGCCCACCAACCTCAATCTGGTGCACCTGAACCCGCTGCGCGGCACTGCGCTGTTCGTGTTCGCGCCAAGCCTGGTGTTTATCGCCGTCGATAACCTGTTCGGCGGCGACGGCCGCTTCCCGACCAAGGTGGAAGGCCGCGAGTTCACGCCGACCGAACAGCGGGTGATCAAACGCATGCTGCGCCTGGCGCTGGATGCCTATGGCGACGCCTGGAGCGCGATTTACAAGATCAATGTGGAATACGTGCGCGCCGAGATGCAGGTGAAATTCACCAATATCACTACCTCGCCGAACGACATCGTGGTCACCACCCCGTTCCAGGTGGAAATCGGTGCGCTGAGCGGTGAATTCAACATCTGCATTCCGTTCGCGATGATCGAACCGCTGCGCGAACTGCTGACCAACCCGCCGCTGGAAAACTCACGGCAGGAAGACAGCCACTGGCGTGAAACGCTGGTGAAACAGGTACAACATTCCGAGCTGGAGCTGATTGCCAACTTCGTCGATATCCCGATGCGGCTGTCAAAAATCCTGAAGCTGCAGCCGGGCGACGTACTACCGATTGATAAACCGGAACGCCTGATCGCCCACGTGGATGGCGTACCGGTTCTGACCAGCCAATACGGCACGTTAAACGGGCAGTACGCCCTGCGTGTTGAACATTTGATTAACCCTATTTTGAATGCTCTGAGTGAGGAACAGCCCAAATGAGTGATCCTAAGCAACCGTCTGGCGAAGGAAAGGAATCCGTGGACGATCTGTGGGCTGATGCGTTTAACGAGCAGCAAGCGACCGACAACACGTCAGCAACCGACGCGGTGTTCAAATCGCTGGAGGCGCAGGATGCCGTCGGCAGCCTGCAGGATATCGATCTGATCCTGGATATCCCGGTCAAGCTGACCGTGGAATTGGGCCGCACCAAAATGACCATCAAAGAGCTGCTGCGTCTGTCGCAGGGTTCGGTCGTCGCATTGGACGGGCTGGCGGGTGAACCGCTGGACATCCTGATCAACGGTTATCTGATCGCCCAGGGCGAAGTCGTGGTGGTGGCCGACAAGTTCGGCGTACGCATCACCGACATCATCACCCCGTCCGAACGCATGCGTCGCCTGAGCCGCTGATGAACCCAGGCTCCGCCGTGCCCGGCCAGGGCACACTGCAACCCGCCGCGCCGGCGCTGCCGGCCGGTTCGGTGCTGACGCAGGTCAGCGCTGCGCTGGGCGGCATTCTGCTGCTGATCCTGTTGGCCGGCTGGCTGTTCCGCCGCCTGGGGTTTGCCCCTCAGGCGCGCAACAGCAAACTGCTCAACCTGCGCGCCAGTTGCCAGGTCGGGCAGCGTGAGCGCGTGGTGGTAATTGAAGTGGACAATACCCTGCTGGTGCTGGGCGTGACCGCGCAGCAAATCACCCCGCTGCACCAGTTGCCGGTTCCCGCACAGGACAGCAGCGCAGCCGACGCCGCACCACCGGCTGATTTTCGCCAGTTGATGCAAAAAGTTCTGAAACGTCCGGAAAAATCGGCATGAAACCCATCGTTCATTATGTCGCCTCGCGTTACCGGGGCGGCAAGAATATGCTCTGGCTGGCCGCCGGCCTGCTGCTTGTCAGCCCGGCGGCCTTGGCACAGTTGCCCGGCCTGATCAGCCAACCGCTGGCCAATGGCGGCCAAAGCTGGTCGCTGCCGGTACAGACGCTGGTGCTGTTGACGTCACTCAGCTTCCTGCCCGCCATGCTGCTGATGATGACCAGTTTCACCCGAATCATCATCGTGCTCGGGCTGCTGCGCAACGCGCTCGGCACCCCCTCGGCGCCGCCGAATCAGGTGATGCTCGGCCTGGCGCTGTTCCTGACCTTTTTCATCATGTCGCCGGTCTTCGACAAGGTCTATCAGGACGCCTATCTGCCGTTCAGCCAGGACAAAATCAGCCTGGACGCGGCGCTGGATCAAGGCTCGCAGCCGCTGCGCGAGTTTATGCTGCGCCAGACGCGCGAAACCGATCTGGCGCTGTACGCCAGGCTCGCCAACCAGCCGCCGCTGGCCGGGCCGGAAGCGGTGCCGATGCGCATTCTGCTGCCGGCTTACGTCACCAGCGAGCTGAAAACCGCGTTCCAAATCGGCTTCACGGTGTTTATTCCGTTTCTGATTATCGATCTGGTGGTCGCCAGCGTGCTGATGGCTCTGGGGATGATGATGGTGCCGCCCGCCACCATCTCGCTGCCGTTCAAACTGATGCTGTTTGTGTTGGTGGACGGCTGGCAATTGCTGCTCGGCTCGCTGGCGCAGAGTTTCTATTCGTAACCCGCCTCAAAGGAAACATGATGACACCTGAATCGGTCATGGCGCTGGGCACCGAGGCGATGAAAGTGGCGCTGGCGCTGTCCGCCCCGCTGCTGCTCGCCGCGCTTATCAGCGGCCTGGTGGTCAGCCTGTTGCAGGCCGCCACCCAGATCAATGAAATGACGCTGTCGTTCATTCCCAAAATTCTGGCGGTGGTCGCCACTATCGTGGTTGCCGGGCCCTGGATGCTGAACCTGCTGCTGGACTATATGCGCACGCTGTTCAGCAACCTGCCGAATCTGATTGGTTAGCCATGCTCACCCTTGACAGCGCACAGTTCGGCGTCTGGCTTAGCCACTATTTCTGGCCGCTGCTGCGCATTCTGGCGCTGATCAGCACCGCGCCGGTGTTCAGCGAAAAACAAATCGGCAAAAAAGTGAAAATCGGCCTCGGTGGCCTGATCGTCATCCTGATCGCCCCTGGGCTGCCCACCAGCACTGTCCCCATTTTCTCCGCCGCCGGGTTGTGGCTGGCGGCCCAGCAAATCCTGATTGGCGTGGCGCTCGGGCTGACCATGCAGTTCGCCTTTGCGGCGATACGGCTGGCCGGCGAAGTGATCGGCATGCAGATGGGCCTGTCGTTCGCCACCTTCTTCGATCCCAGCGGCGGGCCGAACACGCCGGTGTTGGCGCGGTTGCTCAACTTGCTGGCAATGCTGCTGTTCTTGAGCTTTGACGGCCACCTGTGGCTGATTTCCCTGCTGGCCGACAGCTTTCATACTCTGCCGATCCAGCCCGCCCCTCTGAACGGCAACGGTTTTCTGGCATTGACCC is a window of Serratia plymuthica DNA encoding:
- the fliM gene encoding flagellar motor switch protein FliM; translated protein: MGDSILSQAEIDALLNGDSAGDEPAAVVSNESEVKPYDPTTQRRVVRERLHALEIINERFARQFRMGLFNLLRRSPDITVGPIRIQPYHEFARNLPVPTNLNLVHLNPLRGTALFVFAPSLVFIAVDNLFGGDGRFPTKVEGREFTPTEQRVIKRMLRLALDAYGDAWSAIYKINVEYVRAEMQVKFTNITTSPNDIVVTTPFQVEIGALSGEFNICIPFAMIEPLRELLTNPPLENSRQEDSHWRETLVKQVQHSELELIANFVDIPMRLSKILKLQPGDVLPIDKPERLIAHVDGVPVLTSQYGTLNGQYALRVEHLINPILNALSEEQPK
- the fliN gene encoding flagellar motor switch protein FliN, which gives rise to MSDPKQPSGEGKESVDDLWADAFNEQQATDNTSATDAVFKSLEAQDAVGSLQDIDLILDIPVKLTVELGRTKMTIKELLRLSQGSVVALDGLAGEPLDILINGYLIAQGEVVVVADKFGVRITDIITPSERMRRLSR
- the fliO gene encoding flagellar biosynthetic protein FliO, which codes for MNPGSAVPGQGTLQPAAPALPAGSVLTQVSAALGGILLLILLAGWLFRRLGFAPQARNSKLLNLRASCQVGQRERVVVIEVDNTLLVLGVTAQQITPLHQLPVPAQDSSAADAAPPADFRQLMQKVLKRPEKSA
- the fliP gene encoding flagellar type III secretion system pore protein FliP (The bacterial flagellar biogenesis protein FliP forms a type III secretion system (T3SS)-type pore required for flagellar assembly.), translating into MLWLAAGLLLVSPAALAQLPGLISQPLANGGQSWSLPVQTLVLLTSLSFLPAMLLMMTSFTRIIIVLGLLRNALGTPSAPPNQVMLGLALFLTFFIMSPVFDKVYQDAYLPFSQDKISLDAALDQGSQPLREFMLRQTRETDLALYARLANQPPLAGPEAVPMRILLPAYVTSELKTAFQIGFTVFIPFLIIDLVVASVLMALGMMMVPPATISLPFKLMLFVLVDGWQLLLGSLAQSFYS
- the fliQ gene encoding flagellar biosynthesis protein FliQ; protein product: MTPESVMALGTEAMKVALALSAPLLLAALISGLVVSLLQAATQINEMTLSFIPKILAVVATIVVAGPWMLNLLLDYMRTLFSNLPNLIG
- the fliR gene encoding flagellar biosynthetic protein FliR, whose product is MLTLDSAQFGVWLSHYFWPLLRILALISTAPVFSEKQIGKKVKIGLGGLIVILIAPGLPTSTVPIFSAAGLWLAAQQILIGVALGLTMQFAFAAIRLAGEVIGMQMGLSFATFFDPSGGPNTPVLARLLNLLAMLLFLSFDGHLWLISLLADSFHTLPIQPAPLNGNGFLALTQVGSLIFINGMMLALPLICLLLTLNMALGLLNRMTPQLSVFVIGFPVTMTIGIMTIGMMMPMLAPFCEHLFGEFFDQLARVIGGMVS